The DNA region CAGCGAACGCACTCCGGGCGTCATCCCCTCCCACCCGCAGGCAGCCGGGGAGTGGGTGACGGTGATGCGTCACCGGGCCGAGCAGGTGGACGGCACGAGGATGGATGCGCGGTCCATGCAGGCGTTCGCCACTCTGCAACGTCAGGTGGCCGCGGCCCTGGTGCACAGCGTGAAACATGACCCCAGCCCGGCCCTTCAGCGGCACTCGGCTTTCGCTGAACACGCGGTGAGCCTGCAACGGCATGCCCTGACCCGCACGATTCCCCGAGCTGCGCTGAGTCAACTCCCGCCCGGTGAACGCCTGAGCCTGCAACGGGCGGTGGACGAAGCGACCCAGGCCGATGCCCTGCAACGCCAGCAGGACGCGCAGGCGTTGCAACTTCATTCCCTCCAACGGCACCTGGCAGAACTGGACGAGCAGGCCACGAAACCGGTCATGGAACGGATTCAGGCGCGCAGAGGGAGCGGGAACCCGCTCCCGGCCGCGGTGCAGCGTCATCTGGAACAGGGATTGAATCATGACCTGAGCGCGGTGCGGATTCATGATGATGCGGAGGCGGACAAGCTGGCGAAGGGCGTGAGCGCTGTGGCGTTCACGACGGGGACGGATATCTACTTCCGGAGTGGGAAATTCAACCCGAACACGCAGTCCGGGCTGGAACTCCTGGCGCATGAGGTGACGCATACGGTGCAGCAGAGCCAGGGCAAGGTCGGCAAAGGCATTGACCCGGATGCAGGTCTGGAAGCAGAAGCGCGGGCGATGGGGAAGCGGCTGGCTAGTGGTTCTCCTGCACTTAAATGGCAGTCAAGCGGAGGCAGACTGCGACAGAGCGTCCCCTCGGCAACCTATTCAGTTCAGAGAACCCCGGAGGGTACGACTGATCTGAGAAAGAAGCTGGTCCAAGTCGCAGCGACAGCGCAGGCGGAGGCGAGAAAGGCGAATGCTGGGCGTGGTGCCGTAGCAGAGATCGGGCAGACACCGAAACTAAACGCTTACGAGTTCCAACCTCTCTTGCCCCTGAATAAGGGTGATCCGAAGGATCTTGCCTTTGATCATGGCTTTCTTGCAGGTGCTGGCGGCAAGCTGGACAAATCGAAAATGGTTAAACCGACCTTACAGGACTACGCGGCGTGGACGAAGTGGATGCACATTGCGGGAGCTCTCCTTGGACTGCGCCCCGACTTGAAGGACGCGATCTTTGCCTATATGCATTTCCTACGTGCAGGAGGGCAAGCCCGTAATGTGAACTACGAGAGGTTCCTCAAATACGACCCGGCTGGAAAGCGGGTGCATGACGCGCTGACTGAGGATGTCAAATTCGGAATCCGGAACTCGTTAGCAGGCGGAAATTACAAACAAGGTCTCAAATATTCGATGTCGGGGTCAACAGCTACTATTTATGTTGGTCGGGGTGCAAGGTATCCTGAGCCTGCAACAGAAAACTGGCAGAAGGCGATTGGTAAGCATCAGGCCTGGGCGGACGTCTCCTACAATTTTATCTATAAAAAATCTGGGCCAACGCTAATAAATACAAGCATTCATATTAAAATGAAGGACATGTATAATTTCAACCCAGGTGACGCTGATATAGCTACAAGTACTCCTGATGATGTAAATGGCCGTTTCGAGCTGACGGGTTTGGGCAAAGAGTATATTAATTACGGGTCTGTCAAGAAAAATGTTGCCTTCACGATAGACTTTGCCTCACTCAGCATTACCCAGAAAAGTGCCGCTGGCTCTGCGAAACTCCTTCTTCCGAATCCGAGGTGAGTGATGAAGGAATCTCTTCTTAGCTTATGCGCCCTCTTCTTGCTGTCCTCATGTCATCACCAGAACAAAGTGACCGATGTTGGAGGCACGAAAACCCTTATTACAGATGTTCGTTCT from Deinococcus ficus includes:
- a CDS encoding DUF4157 domain-containing protein — its product is MEYQRKRPLTPSAGPHQPTVRAEVPAVSHHVPVQRAMQRFTCTPTAAQRQAVIPVLRAASLHRQEEEHLSAQRLPLQRQVTDLSATLPADAIQTALQRQASERTPGVIPSHPQAAGEWVTVMRHRAEQVDGTRMDARSMQAFATLQRQVAAALVHSVKHDPSPALQRHSAFAEHAVSLQRHALTRTIPRAALSQLPPGERLSLQRAVDEATQADALQRQQDAQALQLHSLQRHLAELDEQATKPVMERIQARRGSGNPLPAAVQRHLEQGLNHDLSAVRIHDDAEADKLAKGVSAVAFTTGTDIYFRSGKFNPNTQSGLELLAHEVTHTVQQSQGKVGKGIDPDAGLEAEARAMGKRLASGSPALKWQSSGGRLRQSVPSATYSVQRTPEGTTDLRKKLVQVAATAQAEARKANAGRGAVAEIGQTPKLNAYEFQPLLPLNKGDPKDLAFDHGFLAGAGGKLDKSKMVKPTLQDYAAWTKWMHIAGALLGLRPDLKDAIFAYMHFLRAGGQARNVNYERFLKYDPAGKRVHDALTEDVKFGIRNSLAGGNYKQGLKYSMSGSTATIYVGRGARYPEPATENWQKAIGKHQAWADVSYNFIYKKSGPTLINTSIHIKMKDMYNFNPGDADIATSTPDDVNGRFELTGLGKEYINYGSVKKNVAFTIDFASLSITQKSAAGSAKLLLPNPR